From Candidatus Nanohalococcus occultus:
AGATAGCCGCTGACCCAGGTTCGAATCCTGGGGGGGCTATAGATGTTTCTTTAGGTTCGGGGCCAGGACTTGTAATGCTCCCTCTCCTCTTATTGCTAAATCGGAAATGTGGGAAAATCAGCTAAGCCTTGTAAATCTCGTCTTTGAGAATCTACATTCCTGATTTCACTATGTTGCTTTCTTAGCTTGCTTTGCTGCGTCTGTTGCTTCTTTAGCAGTTTCCTTGATTCCATCCATCGCCTTCTCAGCGGTATTGCCTGCATTTTTGAGTGTGTCAAACACTCCGCTCATCTTTTCTTCAAATTCTTCCGAGTCAACAGGAGATCCCTTAACTATTGATTCAACCTCTTTTGCATCATCCAAGAGTTCTTTGACTTCTTCTTCGGTGTGTTCGGTTTCTTCGCCTAAAGCTTCAACCCTGCTTTCGAATTTCTGAGCTAGGTTTGTTTCTTCTTTAGCCTCTTTAACAGCCATCATCTCATCCCTTTCTGTGTGCTGATGTAGCTCCTGATCAAACGCCTCTAATTGCTCGTTACCGCTACTCCTAGCAATCTTGTCTATCTCCTTCTCTTCTTTTTCTTCCTCTTGCTCGATTTTTTCCAAGTTCTGGATTTCTTGAGCAGTCTTCTCCTCCTCATCAGCGATATGCGTTCCTTCCTGAGTCGTCCCGTATTCTTCCTGTGCCTCATCAGCTGCTCTCTGAGCCGCATCCATCAGAAGCCTTAATATAGCCATAACCAGTTCCTGAGTCGCTCCCTGATTCTTCAACTGAGATATTTCTTGTTCTAACTGCTGTATTTCCTGGTCTTCCTGCTTTTCCTCTTGTCTAATCTTCTTTACTATATCTGTGAACGTTTGAACTTCCTTTTCTTCGCCCTGGATAGCCTGTTTAAGCTCCTTAGTTGCTTCGTCTTCTTCCTTCACCTCTGATTTCTTTTCCTTCATCAACTCCTTTATTGAATCTCTTGAAAGACTTCCATTCTCTATTTTCTTGATTAGATTAAAGGTAGAGTCTTCCTTACTCTTTTCATCCCTCTCCAGCTTCTGAATACTTCCTAAAACACCATCTACATCCTTCATCAACTCCTTTAGACCAGACAGTTCCTCTTTGACAGATTTCATACCTCAAATTTGCTTCTATTTCATTTAAAAATTAAAGCAGCCCAGGCTACGAACCACAAATAATTGTAACTGAAAAATTAGGTTTTAACTCTTCTTTCCTCTCCGCACCCGGAGAAAGCTCGGAAGGCTAATTAAGTATGAGTTCTTCTTTCAGCTCTTTTTTGAGTTCGAAGATATCTGTTGGAAGCTCTGTTGGATCGAAAAATATTATGTCCTCTATTACCGGCCCCATACACTGTGCTTGGAGGTAGCGCCGGACTTTGCTTTTCTTGCTGGCTGGCGTGAGATTTGTCTCAACCTCGTAGATCATCGCAGTGTCCGCGTCTATTACATCGACGATCCATTCGTTCGGTATCTCGACTTCCGTCCTCACTTCATGACTGTTATCAGATAGTATCTCGTAGATCGCACTTTTGACCATGAAATGGCGGTACTGGTCGCCGTGGCGGTTGACACCAGATTTTTTGTTCCATTCACGTTGGCCGCCGCATTTTTCGATTATCCCTAGTTTCTGCCTCAAAAGCTCCTTTTTGTTCATTCCCTTACAACCTATTCAGACTACTACAGTGAAAACGTTAACATCTCGGTAAAACCTGATTTAACACTGATTCGCCAATCGGATTCTATGTGTGTGGTCCTGATCCGACATGGCGAGACCGAACATAATGCTAAAGACTCTATCACAGGCCAGCTAGATGTGAGCCTGAACAAATATGGGGTTGAGCAGGCTGAAAAGGCAGCGAATAGACTTGAAAAATACAGTTTCGATGCTGCTTACTCCAGCGATCTAGAGAGAACATACGAGACCACCAAGATCATAGCTGAAAGACACGGACTGGAGCCTCAAAGATACAAAGAGTTCCGGGAAAGAGGTTTCGGAGAGCACGAGGGAAGACCAAAAGACGATTGGCGCAAAGTGGTAAGAGAACATGACGGCGACCGTCACTTCCTGAAACCTGATGGAGGGGAAAGTCTGAGAGAGGTCGGAGAGCGGTTCGTTGGAAAGCTAGATGAGCTAAGGGAAAAACACGGCGAGGACGAGACTATCTTGGTAGGTGGACACAGCGTAGCTCTGAAAGCAACTCTGATGGAAATCCTGAATCTAAGCGGAGAAGGATACAACAAGCTTTCACAGGACAACACAGGTTTGACCGAAATAAAGCACAGTGAAAAAAGAGGCTGGAAACTAGTTCGAATGAACGATACCGCACACCTAGAATAACACGGTTTTAGCCAAGCTTTCTCATGAAAACAACGAATGCGGTGTGACCAACTTCATCTCTCAACGACTTTTTAGGAGCAACATTCCAGTTTCGCTGAATGTTCTCGACAACGCTCTCCAGTTTGAATTCAAAGTTCTCAGCTGACTGGACAGCCTCGGATGCCTGTTCTAGCGCCGGCGAGTAAACCATCATGTAGCCGCCAGTATCGTCTGGGCTATTATGGCTCCGGCGTCTTTTTCAGTTATGACCTGAGCCTTGCGTTTGAACAAGTGTTTTTTCAGGTCGTTTAGATCCGGTTCGAGAACCCGGAAGATCTTGCCTGTGTTGGTCTCTATACTGTCTCCGAGTTGAGCGTTTTTCCAGCTTCTGCTTTTCTATCATGCCTTCTTTGGTGTGTAGATCGGTTTCAGATGTTGTCAGGTAGTTCTTTTCATCGGAAACAAGCAGAATGTAGTTTTCAGGCCTCATAGCCTCGGTTTGTTCTGGAAGGATTAAACCTTGTTGGTAACGGGTTAAAAGATTCTCTTCCAAAGCAAAACCATGAGCAAGGAAGTACGTGCGTCACATATTCTAGTTGAAAACGAACAGCATGCGACACAAATCAAAAGAGAGATGGAAAAAGACGAAGGAACCTTCGAGGAAATGGCCAAGGAACACTCTGACTGTCCTTCAAGCAAGAAAGGCGGCGACCTAGGATTCTTCGGCCGCGGGAAGATGGCCAAGCCTTTCGAGAAGAAAGCCTTCAGCATGGACGTAGATGAGATCAGCGAGCCTGTGGAAACACAGTTCGGATGGCATCTCATAAAGAAAACCGACGAGAGATAGTCGGTTTTCTGTTTGAAGCAGAAAATCTCTGATTTTCGATCATTAAGAAGACGGATGAGCGGTAGCTCTCTGTTCTTCTAGTCACCAAGAAGATCTTTGATCTTCGGCTGATAAAGAAAACCGACGAACGGTAAAGCTCGGAATAAAAATCAGGGGTGTGAAAACCACCCACACTTATCCACCTTTAAAAGAATTGTCTGGAACTTATTGGCTACAGCATGTCAGAAGTCCGTGAAATTGTAAGAATTGCGAGAACCGATATCGATGGAACCAAACCGATAGCTAAAGCTATCCGCTCACTAAGTGGCGTTGGCGACATGTACGGTAATGCTATCGCTAAAGTACTAGAATTCGATACAGAGACCAAGATCGGATCTCTAAGCGATGAAGAAATCGATCAAATTGAAGAAACAATCAAGAGTCCGGAAGAAGCTGGAGTTCCAGCATGGGTAAGAAACCGGAGAAAAGATAGAGAAACAGGAGAAGACCGTCATCTAATCGGTTCCGACCTCGAGCTACGTAAGGAGTTCGATATCAGACGTTACAAGGAAATCGGTTCCTACGTCGGATGGAGACACGAGATCGGTCTGCCAGTACGCGGACAGAAGACAAAGTCCTCATTCAGATCCGGAAGCAAGATCGGAGTTTCCCGAGCAAGACTTCAGGAAGAGGCATCGCCTGACGGAGGAGACGAATAATGCGAAGGTCACAGAAAATCACCGGAGGAGATTTTTGAATGGTAAAGAAACTCAACAAGCAGTACGAGACACCGAACGAAGGATGGAACGAAGAAAGAATCAACAGAGAGGACTCGTTGAAGGAAGACTACGGTCTTTCCAAGAAACAGGAGATTCACAAGGCACAGAGCCAGGTAAGAGATCTCAGACGGCAGGCACGGAAGCTTGCTGCTGCTGAAGACGAGAACCGAACGCAGAAGTTCCTGGGAAAGGTTAACAGACTCGGACTGATCAGAGAAGACGATCACCTTGAAGACGTTCTATCTCTGAAGGTAACAGACATACTAGATAGAAGACTACAGACAGCTGTCAACAGAAGAGGTTTCTCGGATACAGCATCCGAAGCCCGACAGCTTGTTGTCCACGGACACGTCTACGTCGATGGACAGCGCGTAACGGTTCCAAGCTACCTTCTTACACAGGAAGAAGAGAAGGAAGTCGAACTCAGAATGCCTGAGCCGGAAGAGGAACCAGAGGAAGTTGAAGAAGAGACAGAAGAAGCAGAGGAAGAAGCTTCTGAAGAATCAGAGGAGACAACGGAGGAAGATGAAGAATGACTCGTAAAGGAATTGTAAACATTTACTCAAGTTTCAACAACACAATAATTCACGTAACCGATGCCACAGGAGCTGAGACAATCGCAAGGATCTCAGCAGGAATGGTTACGGACAAAGGCCGTATGCAGGGAGAGCCTTTCCCAGCTATGAAGGCCGCAAAGCAAGCCACAGAGGAAGCCAAGGAGAAGGGTATCGAACAGGTCGATATTCAGGTTCGTGCGCCCGGTGGATCAAAGGCAAAGATGCCTGGTAAAGGCGCACAGCCAGCGATCAGAGCTATCTCCAGAAGCGATCTAGACGTTGGAGACATCGAAGACGTAACACCTGTACCGCACGATGGCTGTAGAGCCAAGGGCGGAAAACGCGGAAGAAGGGTGTAAACCAATGGATGTCAACGTAGAGGAAGACGCAGATGTCACAAAGATTACTTTGACAGATGCGAACCCTGCTGTAGCTAACGCTTTGAGACGATCTATTCTAACAAAGGTTCCTACACTTTCCATCAGCCACCTAGATATCAGTGAGAACCAGTCAGCTATCTTCGATGAGATGCTCGCACACCGAGCAGGACTAGTTCCTTTCACAATCCCGCAAACCGTTGAAGACGGAGACACAGTTCACATAGCTGCGATGAAGGAAGGACCTGGAAAGCTCTACGCGAAAGACATCAAGACCGACAACGAGGAGGCAGAGCCGGTCAACCCTGATACGGTTATTGCGACACTGAAAGAAGGTCAGGCAGTCGAGTTCGAAGGTCAAGCCGAGCTTGGACGCGGAGAGGAACACGCCAAACACCAGGGCGGAACAGTAGGATACGAAAAGATTGATGACGGAGAGTTCGTCTTCAGAATCGAATCATCAAGCGGTTACAGTAACGAAGAGCTATTCGAGCAGGCTGTCAAGGAGATCAAAAAAGAGCTTGATGAGTTCTCCGAAGCACTCGAAGAACTGTAAAACACCACATATTTACTTTTTCACATACATCTTTTTCTCGTGTCAGATAGATACACGAAAATATCTCAGACCTCCAACTTCACAGTTTCCAAGGACTCAGATTTCGAGACCAAGAAGACCAGATCTCTCCGAAACGAACTGCGGGAAGTTGACCTCCTACTTGAAGACGTGTTAATATACCGGAGCTGTAGAGAGGGCGCGGAGAACTCAGAAAAAAGCATAGACACGGTAGCCGAGGAATTAATCGCCTCTGAAAACTGTAGAGAAACCTGGAACCTTACAGATCAGGCAGCCTACAAACTGATGGCCGGTAGCTACAACAACGCAGTAAAGAAGCTAAAAGCGATACCCGAAGCCGATATACCGGAAAGAAGAGCCGTTCCTCGAGAAGGCTCCGTAAGCATGTACGACAGAAACGGGCCTTCTATAGATAGACACACTCAGACACGGCAGGAAGCAAAGACAGAGAAAAAGACCGACAACGAGGAAACCAGCAGACCGGAACACCTGACCAGTTACTACGAAGAACTAACTGAGAACGCAGCTATATTAGGTTACCACCTTGAAACATTAGCAAGAGAGCCTTCCGAACCTTTCAACGAAGACGATCTTGAACCACATCCAAAAGACTGGATGTACTAAACATTACCTAGCCGGGGTAGCCAATAACTCTTGCCAACCCCGTAAAACATACAGGCAGGAAACCAGCCGGGGTAGCCAAGTGGCCAAAGGCGCAGGACTTAAGATCCTGTCCCGCAGGGGTTCACGAGTTCAAATCTCGTCCCCGGCATCATTCCAAACTCTCTACTACTTCTTTTGATAGCTCATAAGAGTCCTCTAACTCTTCTTCTAAAATCAACCCGACCTTTTTACCTCCAATTTGGCCTGCTCCCTTTACCTTAAGATTATCCATCGCTATGTTTTCCAAATCCGCGGAAATTTCTCTCAGCTTCTTTACTGTTTCATCGTCTAGCACTCCATCTGCCTTCACCGCGATTTCTCTGAATCCGTTAGCCTCCTTATTGATATGTTTCTGATAGCTTCTCCTCACCTTCTTACCGTGAAGATCGTCCCAGTGACTGTCCTCATAGAAGAAAACAAATTTCTTGACAGCATCATTTACTGATTGAGCTACTTTCTCCTCCTCCGAACCCTCGTTGATAAACTCGTATGTTCGTAAATACGTCGATAGAACACTAGCTCCAGCAGAGATTGTAGCAGGATCCATAGGAAGAATATTTAACAAAAACTTAGATAATTTGCGCTTCAGTTGTTGAGATCGCTTAGTTCGCTCTGTAGGTTCTGAAGTTCGGAGTGAAGTTCTTCAACCGAGTCATCGATTTCAGGTTCCTGGATGTTCTGTGTGTTGAGATCAACCTGTTGAGGTACCTCACCTTCGACTTCCGGGACCTCCATTTCGATGTCATCAAGCTTCTCGTTCATACGGTCGATGTTTTCGTATACGGTATCGATGGTCTTTTCCTTGACCTCTCTGACCTGTCTGAGGACTTCTGCGGCTTCTTCTACGTTCTGAATTATCTGTCGGACTGCCTCGAGATCCTGAAGTAGTACTTTGTAGCCATCTACCCTTACGTAAAGTTGATCGTCCTCTGACATCTATCAACGGTTTACCTTACGCTGTTATTAAAACCGTTGGAGAGCAACAGGAGTTAAAAATCTGAACAGATCGATTTCAACGTGGAAATGCTGAAACGACAATACACACGCGATATTACACCAGACATGGACGGCGAAGAAGTAGCCGTCGCAGGCTGGGCGCACGAAATAAGAGATCTAGGAGGAATCACCTTCATCCTGTTAAGAGACAGGGAAGGCACAATCCAGGCAGTTTTCAAGGAAGACGAAAACGAAGAGCTATTCGAGAAAGCACAGGAAGTCGGCCGAGAGGACGTCATAATGATCGAAGGAACAGTCAAAGAATCCGATCAGGCACCAGGTGACCGCGAGCTAATGCCAACCTCGCTTGAAATCATCGGAGACGCCGAACAACCGCTTCCAATGGAAGTATCGAAGGACATCGACTCGGATAGAGCAACAAGACTCGACAACCGGTTCATGGACCTCAGAAGACCGGAGATCCACGCAATCTTCTCACTAAGAAGTCATTTAATCGAGTCAATGGAAGAGTACTTCGATAAAAACGATTACATCAACATCCAGACACCTAACATCGCAAAGATGGGTGCTGAAGGCGGAGCAGAGCTTTTCCCAGTAGTCTACTACGGAGAAGAAGCATTCCTAAGCCAATCACCTCAGCTATACAAGCAGATGCTGATGGCAGCAGGCTTCGATAAAGTATACGAGACAGGAACCGCATTCCGCGCAGAAAACTCGAATACTTCCAGACACGTCTCCGAGATCTCCATGTTCGACGTCGAGCTAGCGTTCATCGAAGACCAAGACGACGTCATGGACGTACTGGAAAACTCGCTGCGTTACACACTAGAAGAGACAGCGAAAAAATCCGCTGACGATCTAGAAGAACTCGGCGTAGAGCTGACAGTGCCGGAAGAAGACTTCCCACGGATCAGCTTCGAGGAAGCCCGCAGAATCCTCAAAGAAGAGTATGACTACGAACCAGCAGAAGAAGACGATCTAGACACGAAAGGAGAGAAACTGCTTGGAGAACACTTCGAAGAACAAGGACATCCAGCCTTCTTCGTAATCGGTTACCCTGGCGAGAAGTTCTACTACATGGAAGCCCGTGAAGGAGACAAGTATGGATCCCGACGTTTCGATCTTATCTACAAGGGACTTGAACTGGCATCCGGCGGACAGCGAGAGCATGACATGGACAAGCTCATGGCAGCGATCGAAGAGGAAGGAATCGACCCTGAGGACATAAGCTTCTACCTAGAATCGTTCAAGTTCGGAATGCCACCTCACGGAGGCTACGGACTAGGCCTCGACAGACTGGTCAGACAGGTCGCCGAACTGGACAACGTCAAGGAAGGAATCCTGTTCCCAAGAGATCCGGACCGACTAACACCGTAAAATTTCAAGTCCCGGCGGTTGCCGGGCATCATTTTTACCTTGTCTTTTTATGGCGCTCCGCCTAAAATTTTCTATACTATGGCCGAGGCACAAGCAGTCGAGCAACAGGAGGAGAAGGAATACAGTCCTGGCGATACCAAGATCAAGAAGGTTACATCGAAAGGTTTCAAGTCTTTTCAGCAGAAAACCGCTGTCCCGTTTTACGAAGGACTTACAGCCATCGTCGGAGAGAACGGGAACGGCAAATCCAACGTTATCGATGCTATAAGCTTTGTGTTCGGCCGACGAAGCTCCAAACTGAGAGCCGAAAAACTCGAACAGCTAATCTTCAACGGCGGAGACTCCCGTAAACCCGCAGACTACGCGCTTGTAACTATCACACTGGATAACTCCTCTGGTATTTTCGATGAGTTCCTGGAAGACGAGGAGGAAACCGATGAGATCAAGGTAGGCCGCAAGGTCACCAGAGCCGGTTCTTCCATGTATAAGTTCATGGGAACTAACTGTAAACGCTCTAAGATCGATGAGATCGCACGTAAAGCAAATATTGATCCGGAAGGATACCACTTTGTCCGGCAGGGAAAGGTAACAGAGATTGTAGAGCAGTCAAACGTTGCTCGCCGGCAGGTAATCGATGAGCTTTCCGGAGTCGCCGAGTTCGATAGAAAAAAAGAGGCAGCACTCGAGGAACTGGAGGAAGTCGAATCAAAATTACAGGAACAGGAGCTTTTGCTGGAGGAAAAGGAAAGCAGGCTCGAAAAGTTAAAGGAGGAAAAGGAGCTGGCGTTAAAGTACCGCGAGCTCGAAAAACGGAAGGAAAAGCTGGAGGCCTCGACCTTGGAAGTGCGGAAGCGCGCGCTTTCCAACCAGCTAGCAAACCTGAATACAGATGTATCCGATAAAAGAGAACGGCTAGAAGAGGTAAGCCAGAAGCTCGAGGAGATCGATGCCGAAATAGAAAATAAGCAGGATCGGATCGAGGAAATTGAGGACAAACAGACTGAAGGCAACGACATTGCGCATCTTGAAAACAAGATAGAGAAAAAGAAAGGAGAGATATCGAACAAACGTGACAAACTCGAGGACCTAGAGGAGACAATCGAGGAGCTTGAGAAAATGCAGAGCCGGTCGAATACAGGCTCGAAAGCGGTCAACGCAGTACTACAGCTTGACGATGACCGCGTTATCGGTGCGGTACAGGATCTGGTTAGCGTACAGGATAAGTTCGCGGTCGCTATTGAGACGGCGGCAGGCTCACGTATGAACAACGTTGTCGTTGAGAACTCGAGTGCGGCAACGGATGCGATCAATTACCTGAAACGTCAGAACATCGGCCGGGCGACAATGCTGCCGATGGATAAGATCAACCAGAAATCCAAAAGCGCCAAATCGAAGATGGCGAAGAAAAAGAAAGGCGTGATTGATTATGCGTCTAACTTGATTAACTACAACAACGACTACCAGAAAGCAATCGATTACGTTTTCTCCGATACATTGGTGGCCGAAGACCTTGATTCAGTTAAAAACATCGATGGCGTCCGCGTTGTAACCCTGGACGGCGATATTATGTCCCGTGGCGGAGCGATGACCGGAGGTAAGAAGAAAAAGAAACGCGGGAACTCGAAGAAGCTCTCAAGCTCTCTTGACCCTGAGGAAAAGAAAAAGGAAAAGAAGAAAGTCAAGGAAAAGATCGAGGACCTTCAGAAAGACGTCGCCGAACTCAAACGGATGAAGAAAAACCGGGAGAGCAAACAGGAAACCGATCAAGAGCTTAAAGAAGAGCGTAAACAGCTGCGGGAAGCCCTGAAAGATATCCGAGGTGAACGCCAAGAGCTTTACAGCGAAAAACAGCGTTTGAAGACCAAGATCGACAACGAGAAAGGCAAGAAACCTAAGCTGAAAGCAGAGCTATCGAACATAAAGGAAGACATGGAAGAGTTTGATTTTGATACCGATGAGTTGAAAACTGATAGCTCTCCGGAGGATCTGAAAAAGAAGAAAAAACAGCTCTTGCGCAAGCAGAACTCGATGGGGCCGGTCAACATGCGTGCGATCGACGAATACAAGAAAAAAAGCGAGGAGTTCGAATCATTCAAGCAGACGGTCTCGGAGATTCGGCAGGAAAAACTGGAGATCGAGGACATGATAGATGAGATAGACCAGCGGAAGCGAAGCAGGTTTATGGACACACTGACTCAGATACAGGATTCTTTCAGCGAGATATTCACTCAGCTGTTCGAAGGAGGTAACGGAGAGCTAGTCTTGGAAGATGACGACATTGAGAAAGGTTTGAAGATCCGAGCGCAGCCACCAGGCAAGGAACCGCACATCATCGATGCTTTAAGCGGAGGAGAAAAGACTATGACCGCGATCGCATTCGTCTTCGCAATCCTTGAGTACGAGGAATCTCCTTTCTACCTGATGGATGAGATCGATGCCGCACTGGATAAAACCAACTCGAAGCTTCTCTCGGAGCTGCTAAAAGACTATGCTGCCGAAAACCAGTTCATCGTTATCAGCCACAACGACATCACAGTAAGGCACGCAGAACGAGCTTACGGAATCTCGATGAGAGACGGAGTCTCGAAGGTTAGAAGCATCGAACTGGATGCATAAACCATGACCCAGGAGATTTGAACCCGGATAACGAAGTTCTGCCCTGCTGAATTAAAAACCGCGGAAGACAAGTTCTACACTAGGGGAAGCGGAAGTTTAGGCAGGATCGACAATGGAAAATTATAACGCAGAAACGATAAAGGAACAGCACTGGGAAGAGACCATTGACTTCCTCACGAAAGACATGCCCGCCGATGAGATAGATATCAAGGTTCTAGCCCAGCGGTACCGCGAATACATAGATACTTTGAAGGAAAACGACCTGGCGGTTTCAGCAAAAGCCATACGCGTTTGCTCGGCGCTATTGAACCTGAAAGCAGCTATTACGCTGGATTACGAGGACGAGATACCTGAACAGGAACAAGAGCCAGAACCTATGGACTTCGAGGAAGAACCCGGAGAGGAAGAGGAACTCGATCTCGAGGAACCACCCAAGCTACGTATGCCTCCGAAGCCGAAACCTCGCCGCCGGATGCACAAAGCCGAGCTGAAAGACGCCTTAAGAGATGCGATGGAGGTAAAAGAGCGGAGAGAGGAAAGACGCGAGGAACGTGAAGAGATGGACCACCAGTTCGAATTCGAGGAGGAAACAATACGTGACCGGATCGACTCTCTTTACTCGAAGGTCACCGATTTGATTTCAAGTTCCTCGGAGAAAGTCAGGTTCAGCCAGCTGCTTGATGAAAAGACTAGCGAAGAGCAGATCGATAAGTTCATGCAGGTCCTGACCCTGGAAAACGATCGGAAGGTTACCTGCCATCAGGAAGAGTTTCTTGGAGAGTTACACGTTGAACCGGAGGACGACGAGGTTGCGAACTAGAAAATCACTGCTAAGTTTTTCAACTACGGCGGTATAAACTCTAAGTATGGACGAGAAAAAAGCAAGACTTGAGGCAGCATTCTTCCTCGCGGACAAACCTGTCGATAGAGAGGAGATCGCAGATATTCTTGATCTCGGATCAATGGGTTACGTAGAGACGCTCGTAAACGACGTGCGGGAAGACCTAGAGGAAGAACACCGCGGGCTTGAACTTGTCGAGACACCGGAAGGATACGAATTGAAGGTGAAAAAAGGCCACATACAGCACGTTTCACATCTAGCACCGCATCAAGACCTCAACCAGGGAGAGCTACGTACACTTGCCTTGATTGCTTATAATGCTCCTGTCGAGCAGACCGATATCGTTGAGATCCGTGGAAACCGCGCCTACCAGCATGTAAAGGAGCTTGTGAAACGAGGATTCTTATCGAAGGAAAAAGACGGGCGTACAGCGATACTCGATGTCACAGACCAGTTTTTGGAGTACTTTGACTTTGATTCAGTCGATCAGTTCAAACAGGAGTATGAGAACGAAGAGCAGGGACGGGACGCAGATCAGCAAGGCGTTGAGATGTTCTAACAGGCGACTGGCTGACAAGGTAATACGTTTATCCAAAGCACAGAGTGATAACGTGAACAAAAATCAAATTCTCGTTACGATATTCTCGGCCTTAACAGGATTCGTCCTTGTATTTCTGGTGATAGCTTACCCTCTTTCAGAAGAGGTAAACAAGTTTACAAGAGCCGATGTATCTAAACACGTCACTAATATTTCATGCGGCATCGGAAACCAATGTTATGGAAGCTTGAGCTGCCATCAAGGTCTTAACTGGAACTATAGAGATGGAAACATAACCGGATTCGACACCGACAGAGTAAACGGAAATATTACAGAGCCTCGATGCGTTAAAGAACCCTATCTTGAGGACTATTGTGGTCTTTTTGAAACCCGCGCCACCCTACAGTCTTGGCCGCCTTCAGCCTCTGAATGCCGCGAATACGACTCGTTAAAACGTAAATTCGCCGCATTTCTAAATGAGTACCTATGAACCGCACGGCTATCCAGGAAAGCTCTCTAGAGATCAGTTACTTTTTGTAGCTCATCCACACCAACGTTCACATGGAAATTACAAGCCTCGATCTACATATCCTCATGGAAGAGCTAAACGAACTGGAGGAAGGATTCGTCCAGAAAGTTTACCAGCGAGGCGAAGAACTTACTATAGAAGTATACGTGTCCGGAGAAGGAAAAAGACGTTTAATTGTAGGCACCAGCTACTGTTTTCTCTCCAAATACAAGCGGGATAACCCGGAGAGACCGCCAGGATTCTGTATGGAGCTTAGAAAACACATGGGCCGAATAGATTCGATCGAACAGCGCGGTTTCGACCGCATACTTGAGATAAAGAGCGGAGAAAAGACCTTGATATGCGAGATGTTCGGTAAAGGAAACATCGTCTTGCTTGATGGAGACAAGGTCATCGGTGCGATCCGACAGATCGAGTTCAAGGACCGTAAAATCGTTGTAGGCGAAGAATACGAGTACCCAGAACCGGCAACCGATCCTCGCGAATTAAACGATATCTTCGATGCGATGGACGGAGAGCTAGTGCGTTCGCTGGCCGCAGACCTCTCGCTAGGAGGAACGTACGCAGAAGAGATCTGCTCACGGCTTGGAATCGAAAAAGACAGGAAAATAGAAGAGTTAAGCGACGAAGAAAAGAGCAAGGTACGCGAGGAGTTCAACAAGTTAATTGAAGCATCGGAAAACACTGAACCAGTTATCTACAAGGACGACCGCGAGCTTATCCGGGCCGCACCTTTCAAACTAGAGACCTACAATAATTACGAGATAGAGGAGTTCGAGAGCTTCTCCGAGTCACTGGATGAGTTTTTCTACCGACGCGAG
This genomic window contains:
- a CDS encoding chromosome segregation SMC family protein, producing MAEAQAVEQQEEKEYSPGDTKIKKVTSKGFKSFQQKTAVPFYEGLTAIVGENGNGKSNVIDAISFVFGRRSSKLRAEKLEQLIFNGGDSRKPADYALVTITLDNSSGIFDEFLEDEEETDEIKVGRKVTRAGSSMYKFMGTNCKRSKIDEIARKANIDPEGYHFVRQGKVTEIVEQSNVARRQVIDELSGVAEFDRKKEAALEELEEVESKLQEQELLLEEKESRLEKLKEEKELALKYRELEKRKEKLEASTLEVRKRALSNQLANLNTDVSDKRERLEEVSQKLEEIDAEIENKQDRIEEIEDKQTEGNDIAHLENKIEKKKGEISNKRDKLEDLEETIEELEKMQSRSNTGSKAVNAVLQLDDDRVIGAVQDLVSVQDKFAVAIETAAGSRMNNVVVENSSAATDAINYLKRQNIGRATMLPMDKINQKSKSAKSKMAKKKKGVIDYASNLINYNNDYQKAIDYVFSDTLVAEDLDSVKNIDGVRVVTLDGDIMSRGGAMTGGKKKKKRGNSKKLSSSLDPEEKKKEKKKVKEKIEDLQKDVAELKRMKKNRESKQETDQELKEERKQLREALKDIRGERQELYSEKQRLKTKIDNEKGKKPKLKAELSNIKEDMEEFDFDTDELKTDSSPEDLKKKKKQLLRKQNSMGPVNMRAIDEYKKKSEEFESFKQTVSEIRQEKLEIEDMIDEIDQRKRSRFMDTLTQIQDSFSEIFTQLFEGGNGELVLEDDDIEKGLKIRAQPPGKEPHIIDALSGGEKTMTAIAFVFAILEYEESPFYLMDEIDAALDKTNSKLLSELLKDYAAENQFIVISHNDITVRHAERAYGISMRDGVSKVRSIELDA
- the scpB gene encoding SMC-Scp complex subunit ScpB, yielding MDEKKARLEAAFFLADKPVDREEIADILDLGSMGYVETLVNDVREDLEEEHRGLELVETPEGYELKVKKGHIQHVSHLAPHQDLNQGELRTLALIAYNAPVEQTDIVEIRGNRAYQHVKELVKRGFLSKEKDGRTAILDVTDQFLEYFDFDSVDQFKQEYENEEQGRDADQQGVEMF